In Brassica napus cultivar Da-Ae chromosome C2, Da-Ae, whole genome shotgun sequence, the sequence GGATCAACCCACAGAAATCAGCTATCACATTCTCGACACAAACATCTGATTCCATTCGAGACAGGGTCAAGGAAACATTGGAGATATACTCTGAAGGAGGTGTGGGTAAATATCTCGGCCTTCCCGAGCAGTTTGGCCGAAGGAAGCGAGACATTTTTGCTTCGATCTTGGATAGGATTCGTCAGAAGTCACATAGTTGGACTGCTAAGTTCCTCTCCGGAGCAGGGAAGCAGATCATGCTCAAATCGGTACTAGCCGCCATGCCATGCCACGCAATGTCCTGTTTTAAACTCCCACTTTCTCTGTGCAAACAAATACAATCACAGCTTACCCGCTTCTGGTGGGATTCAAGTCCAGAGAAAAGGAAGATGTGTTGGGTTTCTTGGGACACTATGACTCTACCGAAATACGCAGGGGGACTTGGTTTCCGAGACATAGAAATGTTCAATGACGCGCTGCTTGCAAAAATTGGATGGAGACTTCTAAAAGAACCCCACTCCTTGCTTGGACGGGTGCTATTAGGAAAATATGCACATACCTCCTCATTTATGGAAGTTCCTATCCCAGCATCAGCCTCCCATGGCTGGAGGAGTGTTTTGGCAGGACGGAGTATTCTCAGACATGGTCTCAGTTGGGCAGTGGGAAATGGCGAAAAGATTAGTATTTGGAATTCGCCCTGGCTTTCCTTCAAAACCCCTTCTCAACCGATTGGTCCAGTCACATTAGAAAATCAATCTCTAATGGTTAGCGACCTACTCTGCCCGTTAACAAACAAATGGGAACTGGACAAGATCAGAGCTCTTTTACCTCAGTATGTGGACACTATTTTGCAAATAAAAACTAGCTCAATACCAGTGGATGATACTCTGTTATGGTTACCGGAAAAATCAGGCATCTACTCTACAAAGACAGGCTATGGGGTGGGAATACTGAGAGAAAAACCCCTACATTTAGGGAATCAGCCGGTCAACTGGTTATCACACATTTGGAATGTCAAAACGATGCCGAAACTCAAAGACTTCCTATGGCGGGTGGTGAGGAAAGCCATCCCAGTTAGCTCCAACCTTGAGAAGAGAGGAGTTCCAAGCTTCAACTGTAAAACATGTGGAGTACATGAAGATGACCTTCACGTTTTTCTTACGTGCCCCATAGCAGAGGAAGTGTGGCGACTCATTCCGACACGGCATACACCTTCTAGCCTACTTCCTTCAGTCTCGGAATTGATAAAACAGGGCAGTAATTTTCTCCCATTGCCTCCGACAGGATTAACTTCTCCTTTGTGGCCTTGGGTTATGTGGAACTTGTGGAAAGCTCGAAATAAACTTGTCTTTGAGAACAGGGTCTTTACAGCTCAAGAAATTGCACTTAAGAGCATTAAAGACGCCAAGGAGTGGAGTGAAGCGCAAAATTGTACCAGAGTGTCATCATCTAACACCCCATGCTCACTTCGCCCACATCAACGCTCCCCTTGTCCTCCACCGCCTGTGCAGACCGGAGTACTAATATGCAAAGTGGATGCGGCTTGGGACAGTAGCTCAGGGAAGTGCGGTATTGGAGTAATCTTCAGCGGTGATGTAGCGTTTACTCACCCCACCATATCTGATTCCCTTAGTCACGTATCATCAGCTCTCATGGCCGAAGCCATTGCTGTTCACCGAGCGGTTGCTCTTGCGTTTTATTCAAACGTCCGATCCTTGGCGGTTCTATCCGATTCCTTATCTCTGATCAATCTGTTGAAGACGAGAGGGTGTCAACCGGAATTGTTCGGTATCATGTTTGATATCTACCACTTTATGTCCTATTTTGATGTCATTTCCTTTGCTTTCATTTCTCGAAACTTTAATTCAGAGGCTGATTCTGTGGCAAAATCAGCTCTCGATCAGTTTGTAAGAAACCCCATTCGTAGTGGGTAGAACCCTTCTAGCTAATGCAATGcttgtttgatcaaaaaaaaaaaaaaaaaaattgatatctttGTCAAGAATCAAGATAGTCAAAACCTGCCTAATACTGTATCCTCACTTCACATAAacctaatctctctctctctctctaacttaTAGAATTCGCATTCATAAGATATACGCTAAGTGCCAAAACTATTCATGTGTTTGGCCCTTCATGTTTTTAATTCATCAGTCCATGATTCTTATGGGCTCTCTTGTGTCTTGATTGTTGCGACTTCTTGATTTCGATTTCTGAATATCTGATTATCTAAGGGTTATTGAGTACTCTTGAGCATTCTTTCAGGGTTCTTGATTAGTATATTCATgtactaataaataataaattggtTGATATGAATGGGACAGGGGAGATATGATAATAACTGCAAAAAGAAAAGTGGACAGATTCCGAGGTTTGGAGAATGGGAGGAAGCAAATGAGATGCCAATAACACAATACTTTGAGAATCCAAGGCAAGCTGGTCTGCTTCGTCACCACCATCACTCCATTTCTTCTTACACaaccacttcttcttcttcttcttcttcttctgcagaAGCCTTAAAGCATGGTTTTCACCATCCCCGTCAACGTCACCTCCATCCTTCAAGACAGGTTCATCaaattaataaatgtttatttatattattaattaactcGATAAATGTAACCATCTAAAGTAAAACGCGGTTTGTTGTGTAATGACTTGCCGTAGACGGCGGGGACGAATGAAAGGAGGCGCCCACAAAGGCGCGTGCGCGACGTCAGTGCACAGACAGACAAGTATTATGTTGACGTCACTGGAGTGAAGCAGCACCAAAACAACGTTGCCTCAGCTTCGAGGCCACCTAAGCCCGTTGATGAGGATCTCTACAAGATTCCTCCTGAGCTTTTATATTCTTCAAGAAGGGTAAGACTTTAAGATCCCCATCTCTAatacgtaatttttttttgaaaagaaaacatGTCATAAATGGTATTTAGTGATGTATTTacacatttttttataacaaatattttcttttgttaaattgTTCACTTTTATATGATGATCTAAAATGGTATCAAGCTCAtgatcatattttaaatttgatgcTACCTCATACTTTTAATGGtgtatttactttttttattattaatttatattatacatttggtGTTGCAGAAGAGAATGCCTGGCTTTTTAGCATGTTTGGTTCCATGCACGTCTTAAACTGAAAAAGAAGAATGAAGAGAAGGATCATGCATGAATCGAATAatgtaatttgtatttttataaatttaatttcactcaatatacatatatatgatatagtCATATAGACGTGGCTTGGCAGAAAAAGATGGAGAGCACACTCATGGTTTATAGAAAAAGAGGGAACAAAGTAATAGCGAGGTTGTCCTTTTCTTCTTGATCAATGATTATCGATCGGTTTCGTAGTGCTCTTGTTACATCTCTACTTTAGTCTCTACAAAATTTTCTCTCTATTTCGTCACATCGGTTCTCAACATTTTCTATTGTATGTGTGTtctttttaaaagaattataaGGAAGAGTACATCTTTGCATGTGGAATAGCGTTCTCCTTTGTTTTTGAAACTAGACTTGGCcactgaaagaaaaaaaaacgagagaAATATTGGATCAATGATCAAAGAATGAAAATGATAGGATATTCAATCTTAATAGGTGATAGTCTTTTAATTTCTACTGCGTTTCAACAAAATATGGTATCAAGCTAATTCGTTTTAGGTATTCCAACATggaaacaataaataaattcatGTTTTCAATTCTACATCCATGCAACAAAATTCATATATGAATATGATGATagcaaaaaaatactttttatgtATCAATAGGATCTGATTTTGGTACATTCATCCCGTTTTTGTAGCTCTTCACCATTACTGCAACTCTTGAGCCATGCCAGTGTAAAACCGCTTCTGCTTTTGTCACTGCATGATTTGATCCTTGCTCTGTTTCTGTCACCCGTGTTCAGTCCGCACATGATCGCTAGACCGTTCTCTCTGATGGATAACATTCTATCAGAGCCTGATTGTTAGAATCAATGGCTGAAAAAGACAATGAATCCCCTGCTTCAAAGACTGCCACGTAGGAGAGCTTTGTATGCAGGCTTTGATCCCATGAGCTCTCAGAAGCTGTTTATTTTCCTTGGTCACCATGATCATAATTCCAGAACCTGAGATTGTTTCACCAAGGCATGAGTCAAAGTTGTTCTAGTTTATTATCAACACATCATCAAGAACTAACAAAACCTTTAAGATCCGGCAATCAATCTTTCCTTTACTGAACCTAAATCATGCAACTTCATATCCTAAATAATCCCTACACAAAGCTTAACAACATGACAATTTTACAATACCTACACAAGGCTTAACCTCATTCGTTTCATGCTCCTCATCTCTGCATCCTCATCACGTCCTGATACTTCTTCGTATCCATATAGATAAGGCATATCGCGCTGGTTTGATCCATATGAGACACTGAGGCTATTCTGTTTACCCCCAACTACAAGACACACGCGTCAATGAATtctcatcctcttcatcatcgtTATCAACGAGTTCTCAGACGAGCCAATGCCTAAACTCTTTCGTTTCCTGATCATTGTCTCTGAATCCACATCACGACCagattcttctccttcttcttcagtttcatTGTTTGCTTCTATGTTTATGTCCATTCCTGCATCAGAAAATCCAGCGTCGTTACCATCTATATCCTCCTCAACATCAACACCTTCACCactattatcatcatcatcttcctttTCTTTATCCTCATCACCTGCATTTTCATTGTTTGCCTCTATGTTTATTCCCCTACATTCTTCGTCTTCAGTTTCTTTTCCGTCAAGAATACATTGAGGGACCTCCTCCAAAAGTTGTACACCGCAGCCTTTAACCTTCCATCCTTCATCATGGACTCTGAACTTGAAAAAAAGCTCGTTGAAAGTGGCTTCTTCGGCTTCAGGACAATCCTGGTTTAGAGAGAACGAAtcttcaaatatataaagatgctCTTGCAATAGATATGGAACTGGCATACGATGGAGCTGGTCTGATCCATATGGGACAGTGTGGCCATTCTGTTTACCCCCGATGCGACAAGATATACCCGTAAACGAATTCTTATCCTCATCATTATGATCCGCGAGATCAGTATTGCCTTTTGACAGCAAGATGCAAGCTTTGAATCTGAAGGATGAAGGAAGAGGTGTTGGAGCCATATTGATCGTTAGGCAGCCTGAAGTAGCTTGGTGAGTGAAGTGTGCAGGCACT encodes:
- the LOC106379223 gene encoding uncharacterized protein LOC106379223 isoform X2 encodes the protein MAHGRYDNNCKKKSGQIPRFGEWEEANEMPITQYFENPRQAEALKHGFHHPRQRHLHPSRQTAGTNERRRPQRRVRDVSAQTDKYYVDVTGVKQHQNNVASASRPPKPVDEDLYKIPPELLYSSRRKRMPGFLACLVPCTS
- the LOC106379223 gene encoding uncharacterized protein LOC106379223 isoform X1 — encoded protein: MAHGRYDNNCKKKSGQIPRFGEWEEANEMPITQYFENPRQAGLLRHHHHSISSYTTTSSSSSSSSAEALKHGFHHPRQRHLHPSRQTAGTNERRRPQRRVRDVSAQTDKYYVDVTGVKQHQNNVASASRPPKPVDEDLYKIPPELLYSSRRKRMPGFLACLVPCTS